One stretch of Pelodiscus sinensis isolate JC-2024 unplaced genomic scaffold, ASM4963464v1 ctg76, whole genome shotgun sequence DNA includes these proteins:
- the NOP56 gene encoding nucleolar protein 56, which translates to MVLLHVLFEHAAGYALFVVREVEEISLLLPQVEESILNIGKFHSIVRLVAFSPFRSAQSALENINAVSEGILHEDLKLLLETNLPAKKKKVLLGVSDAKIGAAIQEELGYQCQAGGVVAEITRGIRLHFHTLVKGLTAQSASKAQLGLGHSYSRAKVKFNVNRVDNMIIQSISLLDQLDKDINTFSMRVREWYGYHFPELIKIVSDNYTYCCLAKHIGNRKELSEESLEGLEEIVMDSAKAQAILDASRSSMGMDISPIDLINIESFSSRVISLSEYRKGLQEYLRSKMSQVAPSLSALIGEVVGARLISHAGSLTNLAKYPASTVQILGAEKALFRALKTRGNTPKYGLIFHSTFIGRAAARNKGRISRYLANKCTIASRIDCFSEVPTSVFGDKLREQVEERLAFYETGEPPRKNLEVMKEAIVEAIEVAAEIKKKEKKKKKREKKRLAALAAAAAEEAESSVLETTVEANDTEPRKKKKKRKQEALLEENGLGEEPLPKKQKKLAQEEPAQPDKKKKKKKLKDED; encoded by the exons ATG GTGCTGCTGCACGTGCTGTTCGAGCACGCGGCCGGCTACGCGCTGTTCGTCGTGCGGGAGGTGGAGGAGAtcagcctgctgctgccccag GTGGAGGAGAGCATCCTGAACATTGGCAAGTTCCACAGCATTGTCAGACTGGTGGCCTTCTCCCCGTTCCGATCCGCCCAGAGTGCCTTGGAGAACATCAACGCGGTCTCAGAAG ggatCCTCCATGAGGACCTCAAGCTGCTCCTGGAGACCAACCTGCCGGCCAAGAAGAAGAAAGTGTTGCTGGGAGTCAGCGATGCCAAAATCGGGGCTGCCATCCAAGAGGAGCTGGGTTACCAGTGCCAGGCTGGCGGGGTCGTAGCAGAGATCACACGAG GGATCCGCCTGCACTTTCACACTCTGGTGAAGGGCCTCACTGCCCAGTCGGCCTCCAAGGCACAGCTGGGCCTGGGGCACAGCTACTCACGAGCCAAAGTGAAATTCAACGTCAACCGGGTGGACAACATGATCATCCAGTCCATCAGCCTGCTGGACCAGCTGGACAAGGACATCAACACCTTCTCCATGCGCGTCAG AGAGTGGTACGGGTATCACTTCCCGGAGCTGATCAAGATTGTGAGCGACAACTACACCTACTGCTGCCTGGCCAAGCACATCGGGAACCGCAAGGAGCTGAGCGAGGAGAGtctggaggggctggaggagatTGTGATGGACAGCGCCAAGGCCCAGGCCATTCTGGATGCCTCCCGCTCGTCCATGG GGATGGACATCTCCCCCATTGACCTCATCAACATCGAGAGCTTCTCCAGCCGGGTGATCTCGCTGTCCGAGTACCGCAAGGGCCTGCAGGAGTATCTCCGCTCCAAGATGAGCCAGGTGGCTCCTAGCCTCTCCGCCCTCATCGGGGAAGTG gtgggcgcccgcctgatcTCCCACGCCGGCAGCCTGACGAACCTGGCCAAGTACCCGGCTTCAACAGTGCAGATCCTGGGGGCGGAGAAGGCCCTCTTCAG GGCCCTGAAGACTCGTGGCAACACCCCGAAGTATGGCCTGATCTTCCACTCCACCTTCATCGGCCGGGCGGCTGCCCGGAACAAGGGGCGCATCTCCCGCTACCTGGCCAACAAGTGCACCATCGCCTCCAGGATAGACTGCTTCTCAG AAGTCCCGACGAGCGTCTTTGGGGACAAGCTCCGGGAGCAGGTGGAGGAGCGGCTGGCCTTCTACGAGACAGGAGAGCCGCCTCGCAAGAACCTCGAGGTCATGAAGGAGGCCATTGTGGAG GCTATTGAGGTGGCTGCCGAAATcaagaagaaagagaagaagaagaagaagcggGAGAAGAAGCGGCTGGCAGCCCTGGCGGCGGCggctgcagaggaagcagagaGCTCTGTGCTGGAGACAACTGTTGAG GCAAACGACACGGAGcccaggaagaagaagaagaagcggAAGCAGGAGGCCTTGCTGGAGGAGAACGGGCTGGGAGAAGAGCCTTTGCCCAAGAAGCAAAAGAAACTAGCCCAGGAAGAGCCCGCCCAGCCggacaagaagaagaagaagaaaaagctcAAAGATGAGGACTAG